Sequence from the Pseudomonas sp. LS.1a genome:
GCTCGACTGGCGCCTGCGCCAAGTCGCCCGCTGCCATTGCATCGAACCAACCCCGCGGCAAGCCTTCGATGCCCTCGATTCTGCGGGCCACGTCATCGCCCAGGTTCTTCGCTGTCTTGTCCGAAAGGATCTGGCTCAGGTGCGCAGGCGCCATCCCCCAGCGCTCTGCGCAGGATCCCTTTCTCTGGTTGCCGATCAGCTTGACCAGGTTGTGCTTGCGAATTTCATAGATGTCCATGAGGCGAAGCATGCCAGTGTTTAGCTTACTGCTAAATGTGCGAAAAGCTAAATTTATCTTGTCGTGATATTAGTCGCAAGCTAAATCCATTGTGCGGACAAGGGAAGCGCTTACGACATCACCATCCGTAATGAGGTTTTCATGGATCCTACTGACCTCGGCCCAGGCACCGTCACCTGGCTGGGCGGAACAGGCACCGTGTTGCTGGGCGCATTCCTCTGGCTGCGCAAGTGGCTGTCCAGGGATGCGGCCGACCGTGTCATGGACACTGCTGATATTGGCGTGGCTGCGGGGGGCGCTCGATCTCACAGGCGCCACAGAACTCTCGGCAAGCAAAAAAAAGACCCGCCAGGTAGGCGGGCCAGAAGGGCGTAGGGAGCAACGCACAACAAATACGGGTCAGGCGACCAGGGTGCCTGGTTGCAACTGTTCGACCAGGGCCTGGGCCGAGGCCAGGGTCGGCATCGGGCCGCTTACGGCTTCGCCGTTGCGCACCAGGTACCAGCAAGCCAGCAGGCCCTGCTCACGCAGTGAGGTGGGGACGGCACTGCCGACAACGGACATGATCTGGATAGTGGCCATGTGGACCTCCTGTAAACATGGCCCTACCTTACGCAGCAGCCGGGGCGGTTTGAAATTAACTTCCTCGATAGTGGTCATTGGTTCCATCAACATTTACCAGCGCGGCGGGCCGTAATACACCGGAGGCGGGCCATAGTAGGTGCGGTAGCCCGGGGGCGGTGGCGCCGGCACGTAGTACGGCTGGTAGTACACCGGTGGTGGCGGTGGTTGCACGTACACCGGCGGTGGCGCGTAATAGACTGGCTGGCGCTCGACGTACACGGTACGGTCGCGCCCGCCATAAACCGTCGCCCCGAACACGGCACCAACCACGGCCGCACCCAGCAGCGGGCCCGGGCCATACCAACCACCATGGCCATGACCATGGCCGCCGTGGGCGACAGCGGACCCGCTGATGGCCAGGGCACCGACCAGCAGGGCGATTCCGGGAATGTGACGGTTCATGAAGCAACCCTCGCAAGAACACCCCAAGTGTGGGGTCCTATTACTATGACTCCACTCTCTGTCAGCTGAGCACAGGGGAACGGTAAAGGTTGTGTAAGGGACGACCAGTGGTTGCCTCTGTTACGCTGCACAAACGTTTCAGTTATGACAAAGGAGCAGGTTATGTCGACAACTCCCAGCAGAGATACCGTGCTGTGCATCTCCCTGGCGGGCCGCCCTGGCACCTTCGGTGTGCGGTTCCATAACCACCTGTACCAGCAGTTGGGCCTGGACTTCTACTACAAGGCCATGCGCACCGATGACCTGCCGGCGGCGGTGGCGGGTATCCGCGCTTTGGGGATCCGTGGTTGCGGGGTGTCGATGCCGTACAAGGAAGCCTGCATGGCCCTGGTCGACGAGATCGATCCGTCGGCGGCGGCCATCGAGTCGGTCAATACCCTGGTCAATACCAATGGCCACCTCAAGGCCTACAACACCGATTACCTGGCCGTGCGCCAGTTGCTGGAACAGCACCAGATCGACCCGACAACGGCGTTTGCCTTGCGCGGCAGTGGCGGCATGGCCAAGACCGTGGCCAGTGCCTTGCGCGATGCCGGGTTCGCCGAAGGCATCATCGTTGCGCGTAATGAGCAGGCCGGGCGGCAGCTCGCGGATATGTGCGGTTATCGCTGGGTGCCGGAGCTGGGGGACCTGTGCCCACCCATGTTGGTCAACGTGACGCCGATCGGCATGGCGGGCGGGCCGGAGGCCGAGGCGCTGGCATTTTCCGAGAACGCCATCGCTGCGGCGGAGCGGGTGTTCGATGTGGTGGCGATGCCGGAGAGCACACCGTTGATCAGACGGGCGCGGGCGTTGGGCAAACCGGTGATCACCGGGCTGGAGGTGATTGCGCTGCAGGC
This genomic interval carries:
- a CDS encoding shikimate 5-dehydrogenase — its product is MSTTPSRDTVLCISLAGRPGTFGVRFHNHLYQQLGLDFYYKAMRTDDLPAAVAGIRALGIRGCGVSMPYKEACMALVDEIDPSAAAIESVNTLVNTNGHLKAYNTDYLAVRQLLEQHQIDPTTAFALRGSGGMAKTVASALRDAGFAEGIIVARNEQAGRQLADMCGYRWVPELGDLCPPMLVNVTPIGMAGGPEAEALAFSENAIAAAERVFDVVAMPESTPLIRRARALGKPVITGLEVIALQALEQFVLYTGVRPTQAQVKAAVAYARDI